One window of the Micromonas commoda chromosome 11, complete sequence genome contains the following:
- the MGTE gene encoding Mg2+ transporter-e family (magnesium ion transporter), producing the protein MRALASVRPFPAAAPRRRASEGPKPGANPSGPARRGCRRFFAARGGHDAEGPNTRETQYVAKTATQATDAKENLTESQQVQRDLALRMMEAQSRWLEAPGTPRRTRKKSKMRRPVDADPAADATQTAASSEDVAGDGDLIGMDAETVVGEAWERGRWLLGLLVLQSSSSVVLQHYGDLVRDNLIITLFLTMLVGAGGNAGNQSAIRVIRGLATGEMVTTRECFVETLWRQARVGFLLASFLSAGGFARVMVTEATGGLDAAGGAAGINDPPAAVGAFGIALSLFCIVTLSTVAGTAMPFALAASGQDPANAGTTIQVVMDIMGVVITCVVCSLVFTQVPGMLAAVGG; encoded by the coding sequence atgcgcgcgctcgcgtcggtgcgGCCCttcccggccgcggcgccgcgacgccgcgcgagtgAAGGTCCCAAACCGGGCGCGAACCCGTCGGggcccgcgcgccgaggctgtcggcgattcttcgcggcgcggggcgggcacgacgccgagggacCCAACACGCGGGAGACCCAATACGTCGCGAAGACGGCCACGCAGGCCAccgacgccaaggagaaCCTCACGGAGAGTCAGCAGGTGCAGCGGGACCTGGCTCTCCGCATGATGGAGGCGCAGAGCCGATGGCTGGAGGCGCCGGgcacgccgcgaaggacgagGAAAAAATCCAAGATGAGGCggcccgtcgacgcggacccagccgcggacgcgacccaaaccgcggcatcctccgaggacgtcgccggcgacggggacctCATCGGGATGGACGCCGAAACCGTGGTCGGCGAGGCGTGGGAGCGCGGGCGATGGCTCCTCGGCCTTCTCGTCCTCCAatcctcatcctccgtcGTCCTTCAGCACTACGGCGACTTGGTCCGCGACAACCTCATCATCACGCTGTTCCTCACCATGctcgtgggcgcggggggcaacGCGGGAAACCAGAGCGCCATACGCGTCATCAGAGGCTTGGCCACCGGCGAGATGGTGACGACGAGGGAGTGCTTCGTGGAAACGCTCTGGCGGCAAGCCAGGgtcggcttcctcctcgcgtcgtttcTCTCCGCCGGGGGGTTCGCTCGGGTCATGGTCACCGAGGCCACCGGGGgactggacgccgcgggtggggcgGCTGGCATCAacgacccgcccgcggcggtgggcgccttCGGCATCGCCCTGTCGCTGTTCTGCATAGTGACGCTGAGCACGGTGGCAGGGACGGCGATGCCGtttgcgctcgccgcgagcggccaGGACCCGGCCaacgcggggacgacgatcCAGGTGGTGATGGACATCATGGGGGTGGTCATCACGTGCGTGGTGTGCTCGCTGGTGTTCACGCAGGTGCCCGGGAtgttggcggcggtggggggaTGA